The genomic interval acctttatccctcccttcccacccatcctccccagtccctttccctttggtaactgttagtccattcttgggttctgtgattctgctgctgttttgttccttcagttttcctttgttcttatactccacatatgagtgaaatcatttggtacttgtctttctccacttggcttatttcactgagcataataccctctagctccatccatgttgttaggaatggtaggatctgtttttttcttacggctgagtaatattccattgtgtatatgtaccacaacttctttatccattcatctactgatggacatttaggtcaaacttttatttttaaatcattttaaagaaaatcaggaaaaggaaaagtagCCACAACTTACGAAATGCTTCCTGATGCTCAGGCCTCATTGGCCCCCATAGTCGTATCTCTGTGGACAAGTGGTTTGGTCCTCCCCTCTTTACTCCATACCTGAGCCAGCCTGGCTCTAGGAGAGCATGGAAGCCTGTCACCCAGGGATTTCTGCCTTCCCCAGGCTGCCTGGGCCAGCTGCTCCTGTGCCCAGGACTCAAGTCAGGCAGTTCCCTGAGGTCCACATCTTGGTGCCGAATGGCTGTGGTCCTTAGGCCCACCCTTGCCTTATATCTGGTTCTCCTCAGGAATGCCTCAGACAAGCCACAGGGGCTCCAGAGATGAGGGTTGCTGTCTTCCTCAGGAAGTTTTCTGGAAGCTTGCGTTAGGATTGGATTGGATTCTCAAAGCTGAACTGTTCTTGCAAGTTTAGTAGCATGGTAGTGTGGCCTGGATGCCCATCTGGCCAGGGGCTGGTGTTTGTACAGGTGATCCCAAAGGCAGATGGTGTGGGGAGAGGAGCCAGCATGTGCCCCTGAGTTGTTGGTTCACTGAAGGGGGTGACCCTGTGTCCAAGGAGCCCCCAGTAATTCCTGGTTTTCCCTCATCACCTTTCCTCCTGGTGGAGGTGGGGCCCTGATGTCTTGTCAGGAGAAGGATCCAGCTGGGCATCTATTTGGTCCCATAACAGAGCAGTTCTCTGCTCATAGGAACTCTTCAGTTCTCCTTTTCCTGGGTTTACAGCCAAGGCTAAAAAGTGAGTCCTTGCGCCCTTGGCAAACATACACCCCTGGCCTGGCTGGTCCCCCTTCAGCCCCCTCTCTGAGGAACAGCCTGAATATAGAAACCTCAATGtctgaaaataaacaacatcTACAATGTATGATTCCTTGAGAGGATTTGGTCACTAACCTTGCCCTCCCTTCTTcaagggaaaggaggaagggcaGGGCCCTCCAGTGCATTACTTTGTTACTTCCTAAGGTCTCAGGTCCACACAGTCTTCAGCTGTGGTTTGTCATTGTTGGGGAGCAGTGTTGGGGACTGTGCGTCCTCAGTCTGACCTTAAAGAGCCCCTGTGATTTGTCCTCTCCTGGTCCTCCAGACTGTATTTCCTACCAATCCTGAAAGCAAACCTCTGCCTTTGACTCACTGTCTTTGCACTGTGATGTTACTTCATTTGTACCTGTTGTATCTCTGTTGTGCTTTCCTGGGAATTACCTAGAATGGCTCAAATCCCACTTTTCCCATGAAATTCTCCCTGACCACTGCCATTGATCCTCTTTGCTGAGCCACTGTGCTGTCTGTGCAGTTGAATGTCACATTTAGCTTCAGGTTGTGTGCACTCCCCCTTTGATGTGCGTCTTGACTAGCTAAGAGGACAAACACTAGAGAAACAGGCCTGACTTGAGTTCTAGCTCTACCACTCATCCTGATTTCCATTCTCTGATCTTCAtatcctcatctgtgaaagggaAATAGAAATTGTAGTCATGTAGTGCTTACCCAAGAGGCTGCCTGTAGAGGGTTTGGTGTGATGGTAGTGGTTAGTGTCATTATTAGTTTCTTTTTCCGCAACTTGATGCCTGAACTTGGCCATAGGCCTGCTCAGTAAGCCCACACTACAGACTGATCGATCCCCCTTCTTCCCCAGGCACATGGCCACCTCTGGCCTGGATCACCAGCTGAAGGTTTTTGACTTGCGAGGGACGTTCCAGCCTCTGAGTGCTCGGACCTTGCCCCAGGGAGCAGGGCACCTGGCCTTCTCCCAGAGGGGACTGCTGGCTGCGGGAGTGGGTGACGTGGTCAACATATGGAGAGGGCAGGGCAAGGCCAGCCCACCCTCCCTGGAGCAACCATACCTCACGCACCGACTCTCAGGCCATGTGCATGGCCTTCAGTTCTGCCCTTTTGAAGATGTGTTGGGGATAGGACACAATGGGGGCATCACCAGCATGCTGGTCCCTGGTGAGTGGGCCAGGGGATTAGGCTCAAAGTGAATGAGCTCTGGATGGAAATTGAGTGGGCCTGAGACAGCCAGGAACAGAGGGGCTTGCTTGGGCTGGAGCTGCTAGACTGGGTTCTTAtttgtgggttcatgctccttcCAGGGGCTGCTGAGCCCAACTTTGATGGCCTGGAGAGCAACCCATATAGGAGCCGGAAGCAGCGTCAGGAGTGGGAGGTGAAGGCCCTGCTGGAGAAGGTGAGGTTTGGTCTGCATACAGTTTGTGCCTAGGAGTGGGGAAAGCTCCCCGTGCTGGGGGGTCTTGGGAAGAGTGTAATTCAACACCCTCTTTGGCTTCTGTCCCTCTTTGGATTACCTCCTGTGAGTCCTTACCCATTCCTGTAATGTGACACCTCCAGGTGCCTGCAGAGCTCATTTGTCTGGATCCCCGAGCCCTGGCAGAGGTTGATGTCATCTCTTTGGAGCAGAAAAAGAAGGAGCAGATAGAGAGGCTGGTATGAAGCAGGCCCCTGAGTGCCCAGGCTCTCCCCATCCCCTCATCCTTTCCACCCAAGTCTCCAAAAGTGTGGCCCAGCAGATGGATGCTGCTGCCAGTTCCCTGCCTCTGAGACTGTTTAAGATTTCgctcctgcccccctccctcaGGGCTATGACCCCGAGGCCAAGTCTCCCTTCCAACCAAAGCCAAAGCAGAAGGGCCGCAGCTCAACAGCAAGCCtagtgaagaggaagaggaaggtcaTGGATGAGGAACACCGGGTAATGAGCACTGGGGGTGGGCTGGGCCTCCCACAGGCTGCTTTCTCCTGCTTGTGCCTTTGGCCTTGCCAGCCTGCTTCTCACTTCCCCATCTCCCCACCTAGAACAAAGTCCGGCAGAGTCTGGAGCAGCAGCCACAGAAGCAAAAGGCCAAGCCCGTGGGGGTCTGGCCATCTGCCCTGGACAGATTTGTGCACTGAGCCAGGCTCCAGGGTGGCCTGTGGACAACAATCTCTCCCCAAGATTGCCTGTGGGGAAATAACCCTGTTCCCTGGAATGAGGGGCACtgtgccccttccccagctgGGGGTGGGTTGGTATTAAAGAGCAAGGTGTTTTGGGGGGATGTGTTGTCTGGGTCTTCCTTGGGATGTGTTCTCCTCCCCTTGCCCAGCATGGGTCTACTCTAGGATCTGAGGGGTCATGGTGTCCTGCTTTTACCCCAGCCCCAAATCTAATCACAGTGACCTTAGCCTTGCTGTTTGGGGACTTTCCTCGCAGAGGCTGTCCTCTCTCCCATGTCCCTGGAGATGTCCTTCCTATCCAGCGGGGTCTGGCAGCCTGCAGGCTCCCTAGGTTTGTGTCTGGGACCCCCGGTGAGGACCGCACTGCAGTCAAAGAGGTAGAGAGACAAGTTTATTGAGAGGCTTAAGCCTCCTTTCTGTCATGGCTGGAGAACAACCCCAGCATTGTTTTGTTCTTCCTGAAAACCATCTTAGGGGCTTGCAGGCCAGGCTTTTAGGTTTCTTCTATATCCTCAGTCTTCAGTGACAGACTGAGCATCTGGTATGGGGAAACTGATCAGCTGCAGCCAGCTAGGACTCCTGCTTTGGGCCTGGGAAAAGATTGTTGGTACTGGCTGGGCTCTTAGCACCTCACTCCTCTCCTGGGACCCTAGGTTTTCTCAGCTGTGAAGCCAAGCTATTATCCGACACCGCAGGATGCCCAGGACTCCTTGGAGCCAGGAGCAGAAGGGTGCAGTCATTTCCCCATCAGAGCCACCCACCAGCTTCCAGGCTTCCTGCATCTTCCAGGGGTCCAACCTGTGGGATGTCAGCAGGAATTTCCCATAGCAGCACCGGTCCAGGGGGTAGTGGGTGGCACCCGCCAGCTTGACACAGTGGGTTGGGGTGAGGCCTCCTCGTCGGGCACTTACTCCCACAAAGACATCCTCCAGTGGCAGTGGGGGTGCCTGGCTAGCCACTTTCAGAATGAGCTGCACAGCAGAAGCTGACAGCACATACCCTGTGCCAGAGGCATAGGGTGGGAAGGGGCCCCAAGTGGGGGGCCACTGCTCCTCTGATACCTGGTGCTTGCCCCCTGGCGTTCGAGAGGGGTGCACCCGCCAGTGCACACGGCCCAGGTACAAAAGAGGCACTTGCTGGCTCCCTGAGGTGGGGCCGCCTTCCCACTCTTCATCCCTAACCTCAGCCACTCTCTGGGGCTGCAGCCCTCTCTCCCATTGTTCCCAGCGACCCCCTCGCCGGACCAGCTCTGATACCAGCTCAGGAACGTTGACAAACACATCGTCATCGGTCTTGAGGATGTAGCGGGCCATGGGGCAGTGTCTGTCGACCCAGTTAAGCCCACTGAGGGTTTTGAGGGTCAGGTTGCGGTAGGAGTCCAGGAAGGCCGCCTGCAAGATGTCCCCCTGGGTCGCTGACTCCTGTGCTAGGTCTTTCTCATGAGAACCCTGGGTGGGAACCGTGCTTGGCTCTCCCAGCAGAAAGAGAGTCTGCACCCTGAGCCCTCGGGccttgcgcagccctccccacgAGGCCCGAATGGCATTTCTTTGGATCAGGTTGTCCGGGGCCGTGCACACCAGGATGAGCAGGAACGGAGGGGCTCCAGGACCACCGCATGCCTCCTCGTTGGGGATCAagaggtggggcagggccaggggcggcCCCATCAAGGCCCGGGCTGGGAGCAGGGAGGCTAGCGATAGGCTCAGCAGCTCCTCCCCGATACCCGAGGGCCCGAAGAGAGTCCACACTATCACCAGCAGCAAGGCGGCAAGGAGAAGGCGCCGGAAGAGGCTGAGGTGCATGATGCGGTGTAGAGAGGGCCTAGAGGGAGAGGCGCAGAGCGGTTAGAGCCGAGAGCCCGGCTCTCCGTGGCCTGGGCTGCTACCGGCGACGGAGAGCGGGGCGGCGGCTGGAGCTGCGGAGCTGTTACCTTGTCTTCCGGGCCCGGCCTCCGCAAGGCTCGGATCCATGGCTGGGGGATTGCTGCTGCATCGGCCGCTACTCCTCTGCCGGCGGCCTGGGCCCCACTCGCTTATCGGGGAGGTGACGCGCTGGGCGTCCACCGCTTGTCGCCGGAAGCGACGGCGGCGGCAGGGTGGGCGGAACGACAGGCAGGAGGAGGGTGGTGGGCGCTTTGCCGGGACTAGGCCGTAGAGCGCCAACGCAGGGCAGCGGCATCCTAACACACGCGGTTCACCCCCCAGCCGCAGGGCCCAGCGTTTGCGGCTCAGCGGAACCGGGGCCCTTACAGGATTTTATCTGTAGTAGCACCCCACAACTCCACCATCTTCGgaccagacacaggcccccatCTTGTAGGAACCTAGGGTGGGCAAGACTGGCCAATTACCTGAGCAACTGGCTAGGCTCAGCTACCTAAGCATGCCACGCCACTCCGCACACCAAACACAGGCGACTTGAGGGTGTTCAAACTGGCTTGGACTCCCCCCAAAGGCCAGGATGTGTTGGTTTTGTCTGCTACGCAGCACACTGGAGGGCTGGGCACCACGAGGTAAAGGATTGCCTCAGGAAGGGTGGGAAGTGGCAGCATCATTGTTTAAACCAAGACCAGCGGGCATTTTTTTTAAGCAACTGGGTGGGGACATCAgctagaagggaaaaatcaccCCCTAATAGTGTCCCCAGAAGAATGGGGGAGAACCACAAAGAAGGAAGCCAAAGGTGTATAAAGTATTTATTAACAGATAAGGCCtacaaatttatttctttttggacACACCCACGGTGCGCCCACGGCGGCCTGTGGTCTTGGTGTGCTGGCCTCGGACACGAAGTCTGCAGTGAGAAAAGAGAAGGGTCACAGGTCATATACAATACAAACATTTGGGAAAAGAAGACAGAACCCAAGACATCTCTGGGAGTGTAGGGGCAGGCAGGGAGACAGACCTCCCACACCCACTCACCCCCAGAAGTGGCGCAGCCCTCTGTGGGCCCGAATCTTCTTCAGTCGCTCCAGATCTTCACGGAGTTTGTTGTCCAGACCATTGGCCAGAACCTGGATTTTGAAGAGAGGGTGAGAGCCATTTATTTTACCCCCTAACTTCCTATGGCAATTCTAATGGATGCCACATCCTcctcttttctcatctttttcaTCTCAATACACACCTGGCTGTATTTCCCATCCTTCACATCCTTCTGTCTGTTCAAGAACCAGTCTGGGATTTTGTACTGGCGTGGATTCTGCATAATGGTGATCACACGTTCCA from Manis pentadactyla isolate mManPen7 chromosome 16, mManPen7.hap1, whole genome shotgun sequence carries:
- the RPS18 gene encoding 40S ribosomal protein S18; translated protein: MSLVIPEKFQHILRVLNTNIDGRRKIAFAITAIKGVGRRYAHVVLRKADIDLTKRAGELTEDEVERVITIMQNPRQYKIPDWFLNRQKDVKDGKYSQVLANGLDNKLREDLERLKKIRAHRGLRHFWGLRVRGQHTKTTGRRGRTVGVSKKK
- the B3GALT4 gene encoding beta-1,3-galactosyltransferase 4, with the protein product MQQQSPSHGSEPCGGRARKTRPSLHRIMHLSLFRRLLLAALLLVIVWTLFGPSGIGEELLSLSLASLLPARALMGPPLALPHLLIPNEEACGGPGAPPFLLILVCTAPDNLIQRNAIRASWGGLRKARGLRVQTLFLLGEPSTVPTQGSHEKDLAQESATQGDILQAAFLDSYRNLTLKTLSGLNWVDRHCPMARYILKTDDDVFVNVPELVSELVRRGGRWEQWERGLQPQRVAEVRDEEWEGGPTSGSQQVPLLYLGRVHWRVHPSRTPGGKHQVSEEQWPPTWGPFPPYASGTGYVLSASAVQLILKVASQAPPLPLEDVFVGVSARRGGLTPTHCVKLAGATHYPLDRCCYGKFLLTSHRLDPWKMQEAWKLVGGSDGEMTAPFCSWLQGVLGILRCRIIAWLHS